A single Streptomyces sannanensis DNA region contains:
- a CDS encoding type II toxin-antitoxin system VapB family antitoxin, which translates to MSATNIEVNPELLADAMRLLGTKTKKDTVNAALREVVQRLKRLEALERMTARAERGELDPAIRAYEARKAAQRSDA; encoded by the coding sequence ATGAGTGCTACAAACATCGAGGTCAATCCGGAACTGCTGGCCGACGCCATGAGGCTGCTGGGGACGAAGACGAAGAAGGACACCGTCAACGCCGCACTGCGGGAAGTCGTCCAGCGGCTGAAGCGGCTGGAGGCCCTGGAGCGGATGACGGCCCGCGCCGAGCGGGGCGAGCTGGACCCAGCCATCCGTGCCTACGAGGCCCGTAAGGCCGCCCAGCGGAGTGACGCATGA
- the metG gene encoding methionine--tRNA ligase: MARHLITSALPYINGIKHLGNMVGSMLPADVYSRYMRQRGHDVLYICATDEHGTPAELAANEAGLPVAQYCAEQHDAQKAIYEGFGLSFDHFGRSSSQQNVEITQTVARELKANGFIEERAIRQVYSVTDGRFLPDRYIEGTCPHCGYERARGDQCENCTRTLDPTDLVNPRSAISGSTDLEVRETKHLFLLQSKLAGEVENWVEEHGKDWPTLSYSIARKWLNEGLQDRAITRDLDWGVPVPADTWPELAAEGKVFYVWFDAPIEYLGATKEWADSAPDGEVRDWKSWWYDADTTVRYTQFMGKDNVPFHTVMFPATMLGTRDKWKKVDYVKSFNWLNYYGGKFSTSQKRGVFTDAALELLPADYWRYFLVSNSPESDDVSFTWEHFAATVNKDLADTLGNFVNRVLSFSRKRFGDNVPAGKEAGEAEVKLGEEVARLLAEYEGHMDALQFRKAAASLRALWSAGNSYLEEKAPWLEIKTDQEGAALTLRTAMNLIHLYSVVSEPFIPASAKAMRSAFALENDTAVWVSADEARALSSVPAGTPFTVPPVLFAKITEEDLEAYKERFGGAE; this comes from the coding sequence TCCAGGTACATGCGCCAGCGCGGCCACGATGTGCTGTACATCTGCGCCACCGACGAGCACGGCACCCCGGCCGAGCTGGCCGCCAACGAGGCCGGTCTGCCGGTCGCCCAGTACTGCGCCGAGCAGCACGACGCGCAGAAGGCGATCTACGAGGGCTTCGGCCTGTCCTTCGACCACTTCGGCCGCAGCTCCTCGCAGCAGAACGTGGAGATCACCCAGACCGTCGCGCGCGAGCTGAAGGCCAATGGCTTCATCGAGGAGCGGGCGATCCGCCAGGTCTACTCGGTGACCGACGGCCGCTTCCTGCCCGACCGCTACATCGAGGGCACCTGCCCGCACTGCGGCTACGAGCGGGCACGCGGCGACCAGTGCGAGAACTGCACCCGCACCCTGGACCCCACGGACCTGGTGAACCCCCGCTCGGCGATCAGCGGCAGCACGGACCTGGAGGTCCGCGAGACCAAGCACCTCTTCCTGCTCCAGTCGAAGCTGGCCGGCGAAGTCGAGAACTGGGTGGAGGAGCACGGCAAGGACTGGCCGACGCTGTCGTACTCGATCGCCCGCAAGTGGCTCAACGAGGGCCTCCAGGACCGCGCGATCACCCGCGACCTGGACTGGGGCGTGCCGGTCCCGGCCGACACCTGGCCCGAGCTGGCCGCCGAGGGCAAGGTCTTCTACGTCTGGTTCGACGCCCCCATCGAGTACCTCGGCGCCACCAAGGAGTGGGCGGACTCCGCCCCCGACGGCGAGGTCCGCGACTGGAAGTCCTGGTGGTACGACGCGGACACCACCGTCCGGTACACCCAGTTCATGGGCAAGGACAACGTCCCCTTCCACACCGTGATGTTCCCGGCGACGATGCTGGGCACCCGCGACAAGTGGAAGAAGGTCGACTACGTCAAATCGTTCAACTGGCTGAACTACTACGGCGGCAAGTTCTCCACCTCCCAGAAGCGCGGTGTCTTCACCGACGCCGCCCTGGAGCTGCTGCCCGCGGACTACTGGCGCTACTTCCTGGTGTCGAACTCCCCGGAGTCCGACGATGTCTCCTTCACCTGGGAGCACTTCGCCGCGACCGTCAACAAGGACCTCGCCGACACCCTCGGCAACTTCGTCAACCGCGTCCTGTCCTTCTCCCGCAAGCGCTTCGGCGACAACGTGCCCGCGGGCAAGGAGGCCGGAGAGGCGGAGGTGAAGCTGGGCGAGGAGGTCGCCCGTCTGCTCGCCGAGTACGAGGGCCACATGGACGCCCTGCAGTTCCGCAAGGCGGCCGCCTCGCTGCGCGCGCTGTGGAGCGCGGGCAACTCCTACCTGGAGGAGAAGGCCCCCTGGCTGGAGATCAAGACCGACCAGGAGGGCGCGGCCCTCACGCTGCGCACCGCGATGAACCTCATCCACCTCTACTCGGTGGTCTCCGAGCCCTTCATCCCGGCCTCGGCGAAGGCCATGCGCTCCGCCTTCGCGCTGGAGAACGACACGGCGGTCTGGGTCTCGGCGGACGAGGCACGCGCCCTGTCCTCCGTCCCGGCCGGTACGCCGTTCACGGTCCCGCCGGTGCTCTTCGCGAAGATCACCGAGGAGGACCTGGAGGCGTACAAGGAGCGCTTCGGCGGCGCGGAGTAA